The segment CCTAACATTCATTGATGCGTTTTTTCTTCTCTTCCTCGTCCATGATCGTGTTGTACTCGTCCCAGGCCGCCTCGATCTCCAGTGCCGCCTCGGGATCCAGCTTCTCGATCACGAAACCGGCGTGTATGATCACCTTGTCGCCGAGCGTCACGTCCGGGGTCA is part of the Spirochaetota bacterium genome and harbors:
- a CDS encoding HypC/HybG/HupF family hydrogenase formation chaperone, with the protein product MCLAIPMEIIEISGRKATARAYGVTRQVDITMTPDVTLGDKVIIHAGFVIEKLDPEAALEIEAAWDEYNTIMDEEEKKKRINEC